Sequence from the Strix uralensis isolate ZFMK-TIS-50842 chromosome 1, bStrUra1, whole genome shotgun sequence genome:
AGTTTTTCCTGAGGAAGATGAAGAACTGGAAGTAAAGAACATGCCAtgtaaaagcagaatttttaGGGAATTCCTTGCTTGAGAAACATTACGAACGTTTCTTGATATCATTTGAACATGAACCTCTCAATACTAAGTTTTAATAAACTTTATTTCCCATCTGAGGAAAAAAGAACTATATTTTATGTTCTGGCAATGCTGAAAACAACTATCACTAAAACAAATCAAAGTGGAATTACTTTGCCAAAAGATAAACACTTTTTCAACTGATGATTCAAATAGTGGTTTATGTGTTCATGAAGTGCTACTTTCAAGTagcatttttcttgctgtttctctAAGTCTATTTagaaaaatgatagaaaaataacAGTCATTATTTCACTGTTAGAAATTGAGCTTAAAAAAAGGATTCTTGAGATTTTAGTGGTTAAAGCAAAGAAATAGTAACAACACCAGGAACAAATAATTTACCTGATTCTCTGCTCCATTTCTTCTAAGGTCTCCTTCTTTACTATGTCAAGCTCTTGCTGATGTTCCTTTCGCAGAGTACGCAAGTCTTTTTGAAGATTATTCACTTCTTTGCATAGTTTCTGTTTCTCCCTTTCAGTCTCTTCCAGTTTAGTCTGCAAATCCTTCTGCTGGTTCTGCATATCACCTAATAATTTCTGCAGCTCCAAACCAGATTTAGccttttcttcaacatttttctcaaaagctttcaGACTGTCATTTCTTTCATCCAACTGTTGCTGTAAAGCTTTTAGCTTTTCTTCATATCTCGAACTCATATCTTCCATCTCAGTCTTATGTACTTCATTTTCCTTCACTAGATTATTTTCCAACTCTTTTATCTTCTGTTCTAAAGATTGACTGACTGCCtccttttcctgcatttttttctggaaatctcCAATTACATTCTCCATATCAAGATGTTTTTGTTCTTTAGCTCTTAATTCTTCCCTACTGCTTGCTAAATCACCACTGCAACGAGCAAGCTCATCTGCTAACAATGAGTATTTTTTGGTTTGCTCCTCAAGTTCTTTCCTGAGGCTTTCAGCCTTACTCTGCTCCTCCTGATGGCTCTTCTCAACACATTCTAGTTTTTTAAGGAGCTCTTCCTGTTTGGTTTGCAGTTCTAGACGAGAGTCATTACTCTCTTGTTGCTCCTTTTCATACTTCTGCAACAGTTCATCTTTTTCAGTTAAGCCCTTCTGCAACACGTGCATTTTCTCTTTGTATGTCTGTTGGACGCTCTCaagcatgttatttttttcttgttctacaGCAGCTTTTACACTCTCTACTTTTTGCAACATTTCTTTCTCTAATTCTGTGGAATCTCTTgttgactttattttttcttctaaggaCTCAATTTTGGCCTCTCTCTCCTGCACTTTTTGTTCCAAGTCTCTTAACTGATTTTCTCTATCTTGCTTAAAttgctgttccttttcttccatcTGAGACATCAATTGCCTTTTAATAGAACCGATTTTTAGCTCTGCCTTCTTTTTTAGATCCGCCAGCTTAGTGTTGTTCTCTGCATTCAATCTCTCTTCTAATTCTTTCAGctcttcctctttgcttttaAGTATCCCTGACTTCATTTGAACAAATtccctctcctttgcttcaaattcagttttcagtGAACCTATTTGCTTCTCAAGATTAAGCACTTTTTCTTCAGCCTCCTTAAATCTATTGTCCTTTTCAAAAGCCACCCTCTCTGCCTGCTGGAGTTGCCAAGCTATCTCTTTTTGCTCTGTGTCTTTTTGTTCATTAGACTTTTTAAGTTTCTCCATCAAGGAatcattttctgaagttttctgagCAACGTGTTCTTCTAGTTCAGCAATTCTTGCTGCTTGGTTTTTTAACTTTGCAGTTAACTCACTTTcttgtttttccctcttgttttgcttttgttccaATTCACTTTTCAAACTATCgagattcttgctttctttagCTAGCTGCTCCTTCAGTTTATTTAGCTCTTCACCTTTTTTATTGGCTTCAGTATTGCTTAATTCAAGTTTGCTCTGCAAATCTTTAATAGTATCGTGATTTTGTGTAAACCTGGTTTGTGCTTTCATCTTCCACTCAGACAGCTTGGCCGTGCAATGATCTACCTGCTGAAGAGCTGATGCTTTTTCTTGACTCAGCGTCTCAACTCTGGCCGATAACTCCTGTACCTGGTTTAACAACTGCAACCGATCCTCTTCATGTTGCTTGCTTAACAGAGACATGGCTGCTTCCTTTTCCGTTAAACTTATCATGCTTTCAAGTCTAACATTAAGGTCACTAATTGTTTTGTTGAGAGCAGAGATCTCGGATACTTTTTCCTGGAGTTCCTCCCTCATTGAGGTGACAGCATTGATATTTTCAGATAATTCTTTCCTCAGCTGTGTTATAcaagtttctttttctgatgctgCTTGCTGCTGGTGCCCTCCCTCTTTTTGCAACTGTTCCTTTTCTGTTACAAGTCCTTCAATGTCAGCTCTCATGGACGTAATTAAATTGTCCTTCTCTTGCAGCTGTTGCATTGACTTTTGCAAAGAAGTACTCACAGCAGAATGATGCTCTGTTACTTCTCTAAGTTGAGCTTCTAGTTCAAGAATCTTACTCGTTTTAATTAATACTGCTTCTTTAACTTCTGCAGTTCGGCGCTTGCAATCTGCAATCTTGCATGTTACTATGCCAATTTTTTCACTACATTTTTCAATTAATTCATTGATTTTTGTTTGCAATAAAGCTTCAGCGTTCTTCCAGCAAGCATCTAACTGAGCTACAAGTTCTCCTGACAGCCTTTTAAACTCAGCTTCTTTTAGCTGAATTGcctctatttttttctcataattttcaTGATCTTTATACTGAGAAGACTGCACATCTTGGAGTTTCTCTTCAAGTGTTTTCAGTGTATCAGCCAGCTCGGTAATTTTGGCTTTGTCCTTTTCTTCAACTGCTTTCTGTTCACTGAGCTGTTCCTGAAGTCCTGACTGCTCTTTCAGGGACTGATTAAGATCACCTTCCAATTTTTTCAACTGTGTTTTCAGGTCACTTTCCTTATCTGACAAAGCAGTCACCTTAGCCACTGACTGCCTTAGCTGTTCTTGCAATTCCTTCAGGGACTCCTCCCTTTTCACCTGTTCTTCCTTCAGGTGGGTTATTTCTGCTCTGGTGCTCTCCTCCTCAGCGCTGAAGGTGGCAAGTTTCTGTTTCAGGTCTCCAACTTCCTGCTCTTTCTCTTGCAGTTCCATTTCATGCTTTTCCTGGAGCTCTTCAACCTGCTGATGGAGTTTCTTTTCCCAACTTTGGGTAATTTCTTCCAACTCCCTTCTATGAGCCTCAGCAAGACTCTCCAGTTGCTCTTTCTGATTAGATTCTAGTTTTGACACAGCATCGTTGATTCCAGCTGAGCTGGCATGTGCCATTTCCAACATTTTAGCATTGAATTCGCTCTCTTTCTGACTGAACTCCAATTGCTTGTTTTCAAGCTCTTTTTTTAGCTTAGCTTCCTGCTCAGCAAGATTCTTTTTGAAAGTTTCCTGCATATCTTttgatttctgtttaattttctccattttgttatCCTGACGTTTCAGCTTACTTTCATATTCTTCTTGTAGAGCACTCATTCTCTCCTCTGTGGCTAACAGTTTCTGTTTAAGCTCTTCCACTTGCTTGTTCTGTAACTTCATGTGTtcaatttcattttccttctcacttAGAATTCTCTTTGTATCATCAGCCTCTCTTTGTAGATCCTTCAGCTGACATTCGTATTGTTGTGTTAGAGAGGtttctttctgtgtattttcattCCTTTGCTCTTGCAAATGCTGCTTCAGGTCATGTACCTGAGAGATGTATGCCTCTAACTCATTCTTGACATCATTCAGCTGGGATTCAGTTCTTTCTAGCTGCTCACTAAGTTGCAATTTTTCACCTTCAAGATCTGTcagcttttgctgcagctttgCTAATTCCTCTTCATAAATCTTTGCTTGCTCATTAGACGTACTCCGATGAGACTCTGAAAGCTCCTCTAGCTTTGCAGACACTTGTACAAATTCAGCTTCAGATCTTTCTGAAGATTCCTTCAATTTCTGTTCATGTGCTTTTAGTTCCTCCAAATGTCTGTCCTTCTCCTCCAATGACTGCCTGAGTTGGTTGAGCTCCTCTTTGAGTACCTTCTCAACTCCTTGAATAGACATTTCATGCTCTTTTAACATaatttcaacctcttctttgtgccttttcctctcttcttccaacTTTCCTTCCAATTCTTGCTCTGCTTCACACACTTTACTATTCAATGCAGAGAGCTCTTGTTCTAAATCATGACGTATTTTTAGTGCTTCTGATAGCTCAGAAGACAGGGCTTCTAATTCTGTTTGTTTCGCATCaagtttttctaatgttttttcaTTCATCTCTTCTATGTGTGCACGGaaaactgtttctttctccttcaaaatTGTAGCTATCTCTTGTTGttgtttctctctcattttttctatttcagttacTTGTTGTTGCTTTAAGATTTGAAGTTTTTCTGTCCAAAGCTTTTCCTGCTGCTCTTTCATGTTTTCCGGTTTATTCTTGTGTTTTTCAACCATACAATTTATTTCCTtagtgtgctgctttttttcagacTCCATCAGAGTACTTAATTCCTCTGATTGCTTTCTGTCATCTTGCGAATACTTTGCAAGAGAGCTTTCCAGTTCAAGAACCCTCTgttagaaaatacagttttaaaagagTATCAATACTCAAAAGGTAacaagagaaaatttaaaaaaatctcaccagGTTCACATAACTACAActtattccattattttttagTGAATATCAACTATTTCTATAAGCCTTTCATGCACCTAGTTTctgctcagctttgcttccattATGGTTAGTTATTTAATAAAAGGTTTTCTCTTTCATTGTGGTGAAAATACATACAATAAAAACTTAGAAAGAATTTAActtatacaaataaaataattcatgtgATATTTATGAGATACACACTCATTTTTTCTTGTTAAGCTAAAGTGCCAACACATAGGATGAAAGACATCAAGAGTCTACGTGAGTATTATCGACCTACTGATTTATCTTAATTCCACACATCTCATGGAGATTCTGCTGTGAAGGTAAAATGGTTCTATAGGCAAAACTTTCAAACTAATATTTGGGAGTGGTGGAATAATGTACAAACTTGCATTAGCAGATAATACAATCTTAGCCATTACATAAAGCAAGGGACACTTCAAAAAtttaagcacatttttttaatttattcaagtTTCCTTATAAGTGTTTGTATGCTAGCAGTACCCAGAAGTTAAACAGTTTGAAGTTTAACTCTCCTGTacaacatatataaaaattatgcAGATGGATACAAATTAATATCCCACGCCATGACAGCAAGTGAATGCAGTTGTATATTTTGTAAACATTGTGAGATTAAAACAACCCAATCACAATAAATCCACAGTATCTGTAAACTGCCACAGGTAAAATATATACTAAAAGGAATTCCTGTAAACGTTTACCCCTTTGGAATCTTTACTCACAGTTCTATAAATCTCTACTACTTCACGCATCTTCTGAACCTTCCTGTCACATGCTGACTGTAttgctttcttctgcagctctAATTCTTCTAAAGCTAGGGATCCTTGCTCCTCTTGTTCTTGAAGCGTTTTTAAACACTCACTCTGGTTTCTTTCCTGTATCAAAAATTATgattaaaacaataaatataGTCATCACACCTTCAAAAACAGTATAATAGAAAATTTACAAACAAGTTCATAGGAGTCATACACTAGGCACCTGTATTTTCACCACACGCACAGAGTTTGTATTTTGtctgtgaaaacaaaatcattataaatcacttccattttctcttcttgGGAACCATTTGTCTTTCTATGAAAAACATATCTCAATCCagcctttcattttgttttgtttaacacaATTGAGAGTAACACCTTAGAGGAATAAAGGTCTGTTCTCACTTGATTCCActgctaaattatttttaagcttCTATtccttataattaaaaaataacctgagaaataggtaggaaaaaaatatagtcaGGAAGAGACTGTCAAAGTCCCTCAGTCCTACTCACCAACCATCATGGAGGAGCACAAAAGAGAATCTACTATTTGTTAGGTAAAATTACATGATCTAAAGTGGATTACAGCttatgaaaaagaacaaagaatcCAGTGATTCCTCCCAGCCTGAcctagaagaaaattcttttctgaGGTCAAACACTATGAATAGTTAACCCTGCTCACATAATAcaacacaatcacagaatcatctaggttggaaagaaccttgaagatcatccagtccaaccattaacctaacattgacagttcccaactacaccagatccctcagcgctgggtcaacccgactcttaaacacctccagggatggggacgccaccactgccctgggcagcccattccaacgcccaactaccccttctggaaagaaatacttcctaatatccagtctaatccttccctggcgcaacatgaagccattccctcttgtcttatcgctcatgacttggttaaagagactcatccccagctctctgcaacctcctttcaggtagttgtagagggcgatgaggtctcccctcagcctcctcttctccagactaaacccccccagttccctcagccgctccccatcagacctgtgctccagaccctgcaccagctccgttgctcttctctggacacgctcaagtaattcaatgtcctttttggagtgaggggcccaaaactgaacacagtattcgaggtgcggcctcaccagtgccgagtacagggggacagtcacttccctgtccctgctggccacgctatttctgatacaagccaggatgccattggccttcttggccacctgggcacactgctggctcctgttcagccggctgtcaatcaacacccccgggtccctctctgactggcagctctccagccactcctccccaagcctgtagcgctgctggggttgttgtggcccaagtgcagcacccggcatttggccttattgaagctcatacagttggccttagcccatcgctccagcctgtccagatctctctgcagagcctccctaccctcgagcagatcaacactcccacccaacttggtgtcatctgcaaacttactgagggtgcactcgatcccctcgtctagatcatcaagaaagatgttaaacaggagtggccccaaaaccaagccctgggggacaccactcgtgaccggccgccaaccggatttaactccattcaccacaactctttgggcccggccatccagccagttttttacccagcaaagcatgtgcccatccaagccacgagcacccagttttgccaggagaatgctgtgggaaacggtgtcaaaggccttactgaagtcaaggtaaactacatccacagcctttccctcatccaataagcaggtcgccctgtcgtagaaggagatcaggtttgtcaagcaggacctgtctttcacaaacccatgctgactgggcctcatcatttggttgtcccgcatgtgttgtaagatggtactctggatgagctgctccatcagcttcctgggcaccgacgtcaagctgacaggcctgtaatttcctggatcatccttctgacccttcttatatatgggcatcatattggccagtttccaatctgtcgggacctccccagacagccaggactgctggtaaatgatggaaagtggcttggcaagcaccccagtcagctccttcagcacccttgggtgtatcccatcaggtcccatagacttgtgtatgtctatgtgatgcagtaggtcactgactgtctcctggattgcggggggcgtcgttctcccagtctctgtcttctggctgaggaggctggattccctcaatacaactagtcctgttattaaagactgaggcaaagaaggcatcaaggacctcagccttctcctcatcacttgttaccacgtttcctcccgcatccagcaggggatggagactctccctggcctttcttttgctgctgacatacttatagaaacatttcttgttatccttgattgctgaagccacaATGATACCAACACTTTTCAAGTAACAGCCTCATTCTTTGTACCTCTTTTACTCTAGTTGCTCTGGCTAATCGCCAATGATccagaggaagaaattaaaaaaaaatatctaacaaaaggaattttaaaaataaaagaagtctttCCCACAAGATGCAGCTGTTAGTGAGCAGTGATAGTGATTACCATTATTCAGTCTTGTATCACCGCAGCTGCTTTCCCTTCATGTTGCTGAAGTGTCTGACCTCTTTGACTTTTGGAGGACACTTTGTATCTTTGAGTGCAGGACTCTCACTACAGAACAGGGTCAGATTAAGACTTCTAGTTCCACCTCACACTTAGAGAAACGTCTTTCTACACTTTTTAGGGATACTTACAAGAGCTAACTTCATCTTGCCCTGGAAAGCCTTTTCTTGGGCCTGTAATCTCTTATTTAGCTCCTGATCTTTGGTAGCCATTTCttttttatggtatttttctAGTTCAGCAACACGCTTCTCTGAAGACTTCTGTGAACCAGTCAGAAAAAAActgatttcaaaatattaaataacactTTGTATTATTTCTTAATAAGAAAAGCAGTGCAAAAGAGAGAGGAAACCAGAACCATCTCTTTGCTGCCTTTGAATAAGTAACAGTCACTTGGAACGCTTCATATTGAGCCCTGAGAGTTGCTATTTTCAAGCTTGAAGTTATCCATCTTCCTTCTCAAGTCTTTCACTGTTCTACTAAAAGAAACACCAAATTTTCTAAAGACTCGTCGACCAAGGTGAACTTAcatgttttcagtttcagttcaaATGTGGTAATAAATTGGAAAAGGAACTTCTGTCTCTAGCTTTCCCTGCATTCTTATTATTTCGTGAGCCAGAAAGTCAAGTGATGATACTCTATGTAGACAGCTATCTATGATCTATATACATGCTTTATTTAAGAATAATGTAATGCAAGTAAGTTCTTCCCCTAAAGCATCAGTCTATTCTCTTAGAAAAATTACTAACATAACAAATGCCAACACAAGAACTGTAATTTAAAGGTGTTTAAATTTACAGCTTTGCAAGGCACATGCAGTACTTCTGCAATGTCTACCTGAATACACCAAATGAAGCAAATTTTAGCAATTCTTAACTAGCAAACAGTTTGGCAACAAGTTCTTAAGGGTTTACACATACTGGGCTAGGATAACCATTAAAAGTACTTAGTATTAAACCCCAAAATCCTGGAGGAGATGCGTGAGCTGACCgccattaatttcttcttcttgacTTCCTTTAAAGTCTCAAGTGTACTTctagtaaataattttattaaatactgTGAAACAAGGAGTAATACTGTTCATTTTTATATGCCTCTAATGTACTGATTTTAAactgttagagaaaaaaaaaatctatatggGGAGTTTTCTGTTCTGTCTTAAGTAAATCTTTAAtcctagaaattaatttttatagaACTTATTAAATCAGAAAAATGTTATAACATTATGATATACTAATGTATTTTACAACTATAGTTTAATTGTAATTGAATTATTAGATTAAAAGCCAATACAAGGTGAGTTTCAGCTTTTACCTTCATAATCTCAATCACCTCTTGTTTCACTCTGGTTAACTCCCGTTGAAGAGTTACCCTCTCTTCCTCACTTGCCTTTTCTACTGCTTTGATTTTTTCATCCATTTCTGCCTGCAATTTCTTCCGGGCTTCCTCTGTCTTCTGGGCAAGACTCAGAGCCCTCTCAAGCTCTTCaaaagctgcaaagaaaaaaaagtatatgatAGTCAAGAAATATCAATGTCCCTTGATAGAAGAACAGAGTTCTCAGTAACTGTAAATTACACAAGTAACAGAAGAATGAACTTCGGCATCCATCAAGAATTCACATGGGTTTATATctagaaaggaaagagaattgACAAATAGATGTGAATGTCTTCCAACACATTCTGTAGCTTCTATTTCTTCCCCTAAAATCACTATAAAATACATAAACCGTATAAAGAAACTATGGCTCCTCTTCTGGCTATATGTGCTGAATAActttgaagaagaggaagaaagctgCATGAAGAAAAGGCAACTCACAAGTTGTTCTTCCACTAAAACAACCAGACAGAAGCATAAACCAGGAATAACTGCTATGCAGGTCAGTTTTTACTGAATCATGAAAGAGTTCTTCCTGAACAGAACACCGAAGTACAATACCAGGCACTTTATTTACCTAAGAGTTGTTCATTTCAAACTGTACAACCTAGATAATCTTCTCTTTAAACTGTGGGTTTGGTGGAGTCCATACAAagctaattttattatttcactaCTTACATTTAATGTAAACTACTATCAGTGCAATTCAGAGAGACTGGAAAAATGCTTGTGTGTTATGAAGACTGTCCTGTGCTTCTAAACTTCacaaataaaatgtaagaaaaaaatattaacatttgcTCCCAGAAAACCTCAATGTCcataaaatgtttcaaaagaaCACTGAAGTTGCAGTGATAAAGATAAGATGCACAAGTCTGCTTTTAGAAATCGGAACCAGTAATTCCACAGCTTCTTCCCATGCTAAGGAGAAGTATTCTAACATACTTCATTCACTTCATAGATGATCACTTagatgtaaaaagaaacaaaataaattcctGTGTTGTGAGctggtttttttattactattattactcaATACCAGTATCTGAGTTCCTCACTGAAACTGATGGCAGAATCTGTATAGAATTACACAAGACTAGAATTTGATCACTATTAGGGAAATCTCTTTTCCTGAATAGATCGTGAATGTGGAAAACCCCTGCTGCATATCTAAGGAAAATTCAGACTAGTATATGCTTAAATTTGTTGCATAGAACAACTTTGGCCAAACACCTCCATAAAACTCAAAATCACAGTGCAAATATCAAGACTGTAATTTATCAGAGCACAAAACCCCTAGAAGTATATTATTTTACTATACCCTGGAGGACTACTTGGATACTATTCTGggagcaaaaataataattttcaaagtgTTATTTAGTATGCTAAGCTTTCTACCACTTAGTTCTACCCCCAAAAGAAGATCATAACAGACACATACATTTCTAGTTTCCTTGATTCACCATTATTTGGTAGGCATACACAGCAATTTTTGTAATCCTTGTTTTTTTGAAACTAGTAACACTCAGGTACAAGTTTCAGAAGTGAATAATAATTTCCATTCCACATATTCTGATAATATTCAAACCTGAAGCTTTTAACCACAATCTATACTTTTGAAGCAATACTGCAAATATATTTCCAAGTAACTTAATTCCATAAAATTGCATTCACCCAACTTCTGACCTTTTCcagaattttcttctattttctgaGGCAACCCTTCTCTGACTACTCACAGCAACGATCATGTTTTAGAGCAAAACAGGGCTGTTACTGACCCTGGCAATACCAAAGGCCATCATTGTATCCACTTTTTCACTCCTAACCAATGAATACTAGAATTCATTACAAAAAATTAGAAGCACTAGAGattattttaaacagcaaaccagtctaaaacaaaaagcaagcatgCACGAGGCTTATAGCTCCTTGCTTTCCAAGCACAGTTCTTCACAGTCCCCACCAAGGCATTTGCCACCTGGGACCCACAGGACTCAAGTCCTCTCCCCTGGCCACCCCAGGCACAACTGTGTTATGAACACAGCCTGCAAAGTTGTTTTTGGAGAACGGCACCAGCTTCCCTGATGCTTCTCTCGCCCCTGACAAAAGCAAGTACAGCCAGCAAAATTGGCAAAGTCCTTCAGTACTACAGCATCgtaaacagctttttaaaaaaaagaacaaaaacaaaaaaccaaccctatAGACCATTACAGAGTATAGCTTGAAAATAAAGCCTGCAAGTAAAAGattgttattttacttttctatAGATGTTTTCTGATTCTTGTTCTCAGTAACAtatacttcattttcatttgagaaaCCTGTATCTTCTGTAAAAGGAAGGAGAATGCGTTTGCCATAGCCCACAAATCCATCAAAGAGAAGACATCCAGGTTCACACTAGGATTGACTACTGATATGTAAGAGCTGAGCAACATGCAGTACAACAGCTGCATCACCATCGTCACAAGCAGGATGCCAATACAAAAGCTAGACAAAAGCTGATGGATAAAACGCCAAGGGGgtatgaaagcagaaagaagcaaCACTTCACAGAACCACGCTTAGCTCTCTAAAAGTTAAATTATATGCATCTCAGGCACTTACAGCACTTaagcaaaacagaacatttttattcGAAGTAGTTAATTCTAGTGTAGCATGACACAACCGAGTTTCAAACCAGATGAGGGGTAAACTATCATCAAGCAGACAGAACATGGTCtaaattattactgttattatttttttcatctatgGGAGATTTTAATTCTACTGTCAATAAAAGCCTGGAATAAAAGTCCACGTTTTTATCCAAATACGTCTATTCTGAATGCAAAGACTAAAGGCACTGCCTGTGTTCTTCCCCAACCAGCGGAGCTACCGTTGAGGGAAGATCTTTTAACCAAGGCACTGGTTAAGCAAAGTCTCATAAAGGCACAGTGGCAAATCAGAAACAGGAAGAAGGACACCAACAGAGTCTCAGGTGAGTCTTGCAAAATCCCATTCATGTGACCAAGCCAGACAAACAGGAAACCTTCATGTGCAGTATATAAATGACACAAAGAGCCTGAGCAGAGTTTAAGAAGTGCAAGGTTGCAAAACTGATCTTTACAAAACGTGCTAGAGAGTTGACTGCTTTACACAGGCTACTCCAAAGCACCCGTCTCAGTTCCCTTCGCCTTGCCTCTCCTACCCACTGTCACACCAGTCCGTACTGTAAAGGGCTTCTTGCTTACTCTCCCGACGCTGCAGACATGGTATCTTCAACTACAGTGCCATCTACTGCTGAAAACTGCGAAGAAAGCACTCAACAGGATGGCAAAGGAGGGATTTTTACATTTCCTTACTGAAGGCTGAGAGCAGGCACCTTGTCAAAAGTCTGAGAAACCAAGGTTGAATTCACTTCCTATAGTTGATGTGTGCACATAGGCAGGATTTCAGATGCACAGTCCAAgcttcttgtttctctgcagcaagGTGCAAAGCATACGTTAATTAAGCTCACAAAAGAAAGTGTCACCTACAAAGAATGCCAAAGTAAAGCAAAATGAATTTGCTTTCTAAAGACTTTGTTTACTGTACAGAAAACTCTAAGTAAGTAATCTGCATCCTGAGAAGTCAGAAAGGACTTATGCCAAGTAGTTTCAGGAGAAACAAACTTCAATTTACCAGTAAATTTACAAATACTAGAAATAGCTTTGTTGAAGTAAAATGTAAGTAATTGATGTACATTGCAAAGCgttagaaaaaaaagatcagttgCAGTTACTTCAAGTAAAAGTGCCTGAGAAGCACAGAATTTACTTTTTAGAGCCCAGTTCAAGCACCCAATGTGTGATGTAAGAAAAAAGAGCCCTT
This genomic interval carries:
- the GOLGA4 gene encoding golgin subfamily A member 4 isoform X6, with amino-acid sequence MLPSCLLSWKPLSPGAPGAAFLFGRSTKAVFRRKVPTEFLSATHSRRRTSADQSDDGTSTSDEELLAGMIAEPAFLSEYTIFALDPTKQPKPQSDGVTLAKQPLPRSTENNGSGQASPQLSDTRSFAQRLQLRVPSMESLFRSPVKESLFCSSSKESLIQASSRDSLNRLDLDAAGSTFDSTSDMESETEEPLRNMDSLSKEQMRQRLRRMERSLGNYRGKYSELVSAYQVIQREKKKLQAILSQSQDKALRRIGELREELQMDQQAKKHLQEEFDASLEEKDQLISVLQTQVLLLKRRLQNGQIGTELPDSNIQSEPQVQSPIEEITTENTVEPGSNEHNEDSVKTLETLNQRVKRQENLLQRCKEMIQSHKERCAQLTNEKEALQEQLEERLQELEKMKDLQMAEKTKLITQLRDAKNLIEQLEQDKGMVIAETKRQMHETLEMKEEEIAQLRARIKQITTKGEELKEQKEKSERAAFEELERALSLAQKTEEARKKLQAEMDEKIKAVEKASEEERVTLQRELTRVKQEVIEIMKKSSEKRVAELEKYHKKEMATKDQELNKRLQAQEKAFQGKMKLALERNQSECLKTLQEQEEQGSLALEELELQKKAIQSACDRKVQKMREVVEIYRTRVLELESSLAKYSQDDRKQSEELSTLMESEKKQHTKEINCMVEKHKNKPENMKEQQEKLWTEKLQILKQQQVTEIEKMREKQQQEIATILKEKETVFRAHIEEMNEKTLEKLDAKQTELEALSSELSEALKIRHDLEQELSALNSKVCEAEQELEGKLEEERKRHKEEVEIMLKEHEMSIQGVEKVLKEELNQLRQSLEEKDRHLEELKAHEQKLKESSERSEAEFVQVSAKLEELSESHRSTSNEQAKIYEEELAKLQQKLTDLEGEKLQLSEQLERTESQLNDVKNELEAYISQVHDLKQHLQEQRNENTQKETSLTQQYECQLKDLQREADDTKRILSEKENEIEHMKLQNKQVEELKQKLLATEERMSALQEEYESKLKRQDNKMEKIKQKSKDMQETFKKNLAEQEAKLKKELENKQLEFSQKESEFNAKMLEMAHASSAGINDAVSKLESNQKEQLESLAEAHRRELEEITQSWEKKLHQQVEELQEKHEMELQEKEQEVGDLKQKLATFSAEEESTRAEITHLKEEQVKREESLKELQEQLRQSVAKVTALSDKESDLKTQLKKLEGDLNQSLKEQSGLQEQLSEQKAVEEKDKAKITELADTLKTLEEKLQDVQSSQYKDHENYEKKIEAIQLKEAEFKRLSGELVAQLDACWKNAEALLQTKINELIEKCSEKIGIVTCKIADCKRRTAEVKEAVLIKTSKILELEAQLREVTEHHSAVSTSLQKSMQQLQEKDNLITSMRADIEGLVTEKEQLQKEGGHQQQAASEKETCITQLRKELSENINAVTSMREELQEKVSEISALNKTISDLNVRLESMISLTEKEAAMSLLSKQHEEDRLQLLNQVQELSARVETLSQEKASALQQVDHCTAKLSEWKMKAQTRFTQNHDTIKDLQSKLELSNTEANKKGEELNKLKEQLAKESKNLDSLKSELEQKQNKREKQESELTAKLKNQAARIAELEEHVAQKTSENDSLMEKLKKSNEQKDTEQKEIAWQLQQAERVAFEKDNRFKEAEEKVLNLEKQIGSLKTEFEAKEREFVQMKSGILKSKEEELKELEERLNAENNTKLADLKKKAELKIGSIKRQLMSQMEEKEQQFKQDRENQLRDLEQKVQEREAKIESLEEKIKSTRDSTELEKEMLQKVESVKAAVEQEKNNMLESVQQTYKEKMHVLQKGLTEKDELLQKYEKEQQESNDSRLELQTKQEELLKKLECVEKSHQEEQSKAESLRKELEEQTKKYSLLADELARCSGDLASSREELRAKEQKHLDMENVIGDFQKKMQEKEAVSQSLEQKIKELENNLVKENEVHKTEMEDMSSRYEEKLKALQQQLDERNDSLKAFEKNVEEKAKSGLELQKLLGDMQNQQKDLQTKLEETEREKQKLCKEVNNLQKDLRTLRKEHQQELDIVKKETLEEMEQRIRCEQEDIELKHNSTLKQLMREFNTQLAQKERELETAVKEAISKAQEVETELIENHHIETTQLHKKIADKDDDLKRTVKKYEEILEAREEEMTAKVRELQAQLEDLKKEYKQKMAEEQHWNSEKVKITELQAQLAQKTTLVNDSKLKEQELREQIHVLEDQLKNYEKNVYVTSVGTPYGDENLHHTDVSLFGEPAEFEYLRKVLFEYMMGRETKTMAKVITTLLKFPADQTQKILEREDARPLFASPRRGIF